From the genome of Nicotiana sylvestris chromosome 2, ASM39365v2, whole genome shotgun sequence, one region includes:
- the LOC104225355 gene encoding uncharacterized protein produces the protein MIFVEYAGGLYPAVNHSPWNGLSLADFVMPFFLFIVGLSLGLAYKNLRCRLTATRKAIYRALKLFIIGLFLQGGYFHGLKNLTYGVDIENIRWMGILQRIAISFLVAAMCEIWLKGRDNSEVNSGKSLLKKYHKQWAIAIIVTVVYLSLFYGLYVNDWEYQLPTDITKTFSVKCGVRGDTGPACNAVGMIDRKLFGIQHLYTRPIYGRLKECSVNSPDYGPLPLDAPSWCQAPFDPEGVLSSLMAIVTCFIGLHYGHIIVHFKNHKVRIQQWLIPSYCLVLLGVICDYFGMHLNKVLYSFSYMCVTAGAAGFLFTAVYVMVDVLGYRCWTTVLKWMGTNALLIYVLVSCNILPVILQGFYWTQPENNILTLIGVGHTK, from the coding sequence ATGATATTTGTAGAATACGCTGGTGGACTTTATCCCGCTGTTAATCATTCACCTTGGAATGGTTTAAGCCTAGCAGATTTTGTCATGCcatttttcctctttattgttGGACTCTCTCTTGGACTTGCATACAAGAACTTGCGCTGTAGACTGACCGCGACTAGAAAAGCAATATATCGTGCACTTAAGCTTTTCATTATTGGACTTTTTCTTCAAGGAGGCTATTTTCATGGTCTCAAAAATCTAACTTATGGTGTGGACATTGAGAATATTAGATGGATGGGTATATTGCAGAGAATTGCAATTTCATTTTTGGTGGCAGCAATGTGTGAAATTTGGCTTAAGGGACGTGATAATAGTGAAGTCAATTCAGGGAAATCTTTGCTGAAGAAATACCATAAACAATGGGCCATCGCTATAATCGTTACTGTTGTATACCTATCTTTGTTCTACGGTTTATATGTTAATGATTGGGAGTATCAGTTGCCAACGGACATAACAAAGACATTCTCAGTAAAATGTGGTGTACGGGGAGATACGGGGCCAGCATGTAACGCTGTTGGAATGATTGATCGAAAACTATTTGGTATTCAACACTTATATACAAGGCCAATTTATGGACGATTAAAAGAATGTAGTGTCAATTCCCCTGACTATGGTCCCCTGCCTCTAGATGCTCCATCATGGTGTCAAGCTCCTTTCGATCCAGAAGGCGTTCTGAGCTCATTAATGGCGATTGTAACTTGCTTCATTGGTTTGCATTACGGGCACATTATAGTCCATTTCAAGAATCATAAAGTTAGAATTCAACAATGGTTGATACCATCCTATTGTCTTGTGCTGTTGGGTGTAATATGTGACTACTTCGGGATGCATTTAAACAAGGTTTTGTACTCTTTTAGTTATATGTGTGTTACTGCTGGTGCAGCTGGATTTCTCTTCACTGCAGTCTATGTGATGGTTGATGTATTGGGTTATAGGTGCTGGACTACAGTGCTGAAATGGATGGGAACAAATGCATTGCTGATCTACGTTCTTGTATCCTGCAACATTCTGCCGGTTATTTTGCAAGGGTTTTATTGGACGCAGCCTGAAAATAACATTCTCACATTGATTGGTGTCGGACACACCAAGTAG